GGCCGTCGCCGGGGCCCTGGCCGGGCTGGCTGTCCTGGTCCTCGGCGGCGATGGCGGCACCACCGTCCGTCCGGCCGGGGTCGGCTATGCCCTGCTGTCGGCGGCCGGCTGTGCCGCGATGACGCTGATCACCAGGCGGCTGGGCAAGGGCGGCGGCAGCGATCCGTACGCCTCGACGGTCAGCGCCTTCGCGGTCGGTGCGCTGTGCCTGCTGCCGCTCGCGGCGGTGGAGGGGCTGTGGCCCCAGGCGCATGACCTGGGCCGCAGCCTCTGGCTGCTGGTCTATATCGCGGCGGTGCCGACGGCGCTGGCCTACGGGCTGTACTTCGCGGGCCTGGCCGCCGTCCGTGCGGCGACCGCGTCGGTGATCTCACTGATCGAGCCGGTGTCGGCCGCGGCGATCGCGGTGCTGTTCCTCGGGGAGCGGCTCACCATGGCGACGGCGATCGGAACGGGTGTGCTGCTGACGGCCGTTGCCGCGCTGGCGGTGACCGAGGCGCGCGGGGCGGTGACGGCCGCGCGCTCGGCGGCGCCGGTGGCGGGCTGAGGACGCGGGTGCCCGGCCGGCGGTGTCGGCCGGGCACCCGGACCTCCGGGGCGGCGGGCGCCCGTCAGACAGCGGGTTTCCCCGCGTCGGCCGCGGCCAGTCTGCGCTGCTGGTGGGTGCGGGCCGCCGCGTCCCCGGGGCCGTCCCGCTCGGCGAGGCGTTCCGAGACACGGTGCTGGACGGCTTCGCTCCGCTTGCCCCCGTACTTGAACTTGGCGCGGACCTCCCGCACTTCGAGCCGCAGGCCACGGATGCCGGACAGCAGCCGTCCGTACGGAGCCGCACCCGCGGCGACCGGGGCCGAGCCGCCGTCCGGCTGGAAGTGGCCCATCTGGCGTTGCAGCAGCGCCGCCTTCGCCTCCGGGTCGTCCACGACATGGGCGGTGCAGGTCAGCTGGACCGCGGCATAGAAGCTGGTGGGGACGCCGTGCTCGGGCGGCTGGTCCTCGGCCGCCTGCCAGGGGCCGGGGATGAAGGTGTAGTCGTCCACCACGCTCAGCAGCACCGTCGGCCGGTTTTCCAGCGCGCCCCAGAGGGGGTTGGGACGGGCCAGATGCGTGACGGCCTCGCGGCGGGCCGGGTCGTAGGCGAAGTGCAGCGGCTGTAGCACGGGGGGTTCGCCGGGCTGTCCGTTGGCGGCCAGCTGGCCGAAGTCGTGTGCCGCGAGCCACTGTTGCCACTCGGCGTCTTCGGTGGGGGCGTCCCAGGGGTGGATCAGCACGGTGGCTCCTCAGCGGGCGGAGAGGTACGCCGGCTCGGGGGTGCCGGGCGCGAGGTCGTCGGACGGTATGGGGGCGCCGTACATGGGTGCCACCGGAAGGACGCCGCTCCAGTACGGCAGCCCGAGGTCCTCCGGCTCGTCGTTGGGGCCACCGGTGCGGATCTTGGCGGAGGCCTCGCGCAGGCCGAGACGGATCACGGAGGTGGCGGCCAGTTCCTTGGCATTGCCCGGCCGGGAGTCCGCGGCGCGTCCGGGCAGCACATGATCGACGAGGGCGTCGAGCGCGGCCGTTTTCTCCTCCTCGTCGGTCACCTGGTGTGCGGTGCCGTGCACCACGACACTGCGGTAGTTGATGGAGTGGTGGAACGCGGACCTGGCCAGGACCAGACCGTCGACATGGGTGACCGTCACGCACACCTCCAGACCGGGGTCCGGCGCCGCGCCGGCCATCCGCAGGGGGCGGGATCCCGTCGAACCGTGGAGATAGAGGCGGTCGCCGACCCGCCCGTAGAGCGTCGGCAGGACGACCGGGGAACCGTCACGGACGAAGCCCAGATGGCAGACGTAGCCCGCGTCGAGGATGGCGTGCACCGTCTCGTGGTCGTAGGCGGCGCGGTCGCGGGCGCGGGTGGGGGTCGTGCGCGCGGTCGGTTCGTACGACTCGGCTCGGGTCATTGCGTTCTCCATTGCACTAGTGCATAATCAAGTTTGTGCTAGGAGAGTATCGGATCGAAGGGCGGCGCGCATCGGACATTG
This genomic stretch from Streptomyces nigrescens harbors:
- a CDS encoding DMT family transporter encodes the protein MHATPSSALPVGRGLLYVTLAATAWGTAGAAAALLYRGSGLGPLALTFWRTFGGLVLLLAVRALLRRRSGTVAVPAPAPYEPLRRRLPRIVMTGIALAVFQAAYFAAVEATGLAVGTVVTMGAGPVLIAIGARVTMGERLGAGGVLAVAGALAGLAVLVLGGDGGTTVRPAGVGYALLSAAGCAAMTLITRRLGKGGGSDPYASTVSAFAVGALCLLPLAAVEGLWPQAHDLGRSLWLLVYIAAVPTALAYGLYFAGLAAVRAATASVISLIEPVSAAAIAVLFLGERLTMATAIGTGVLLTAVAALAVTEARGAVTAARSAAPVAG
- a CDS encoding FMN-binding negative transcriptional regulator, producing MLIHPWDAPTEDAEWQQWLAAHDFGQLAANGQPGEPPVLQPLHFAYDPARREAVTHLARPNPLWGALENRPTVLLSVVDDYTFIPGPWQAAEDQPPEHGVPTSFYAAVQLTCTAHVVDDPEAKAALLQRQMGHFQPDGGSAPVAAGAAPYGRLLSGIRGLRLEVREVRAKFKYGGKRSEAVQHRVSERLAERDGPGDAAARTHQQRRLAAADAGKPAV
- a CDS encoding pyridoxamine 5'-phosphate oxidase family protein; translation: MTRAESYEPTARTTPTRARDRAAYDHETVHAILDAGYVCHLGFVRDGSPVVLPTLYGRVGDRLYLHGSTGSRPLRMAGAAPDPGLEVCVTVTHVDGLVLARSAFHHSINYRSVVVHGTAHQVTDEEEKTAALDALVDHVLPGRAADSRPGNAKELAATSVIRLGLREASAKIRTGGPNDEPEDLGLPYWSGVLPVAPMYGAPIPSDDLAPGTPEPAYLSAR